One genomic region from Paraburkholderia azotifigens encodes:
- a CDS encoding LysR family transcriptional regulator: MFSQLTDLDLRLIRVFLAIVDAGGVSPAQATLNVGQSTISTQLSTLETRLGYRLCERGRSGFSLTARGEQFVEAARALLSAVDAFGVQARNVGRKLVGTLGIGMIGHTPVSESARISDAIARFRARDESVRFSILVRSPGELEELLLSGRIQIGIGYFWHRVPSLEYTEIFSEEQFAYCAKGHPLFARAGNVSPAEAAQHEWAWRSYPLPEAEASATPHNVSAVADNMEAVAMLVLSGHHLGYLPGHFAAPYVKEGLLAALNPQQMGYRVAFHMVTRTRQHRTEIVDAFIDDMKAAHPSPELQA, from the coding sequence CCTTGAATGTAGGGCAGTCGACCATCAGCACGCAACTGTCGACGCTCGAAACCCGTCTGGGCTACCGGCTATGCGAGCGCGGCCGCAGCGGTTTTAGCCTGACAGCGCGAGGCGAACAGTTCGTCGAAGCCGCGCGCGCACTGCTGTCCGCCGTCGATGCCTTCGGCGTGCAGGCGCGAAACGTCGGACGAAAGCTGGTCGGCACGCTCGGAATCGGCATGATCGGGCATACGCCTGTGTCGGAAAGTGCGCGCATCAGCGATGCGATCGCGCGCTTTCGTGCCCGCGACGAATCGGTGCGATTCTCGATTCTTGTGCGCTCGCCAGGAGAACTCGAAGAACTGCTGCTCAGTGGACGGATTCAGATCGGCATCGGCTATTTCTGGCATCGCGTGCCCTCGCTTGAGTACACCGAGATTTTTTCAGAGGAACAGTTCGCGTATTGCGCGAAGGGGCATCCGCTTTTCGCTCGCGCGGGCAACGTCTCGCCCGCCGAAGCCGCGCAGCATGAATGGGCGTGGCGCAGCTATCCGCTGCCAGAGGCGGAAGCATCGGCGACGCCGCACAACGTCTCCGCCGTCGCCGACAACATGGAGGCTGTTGCGATGCTCGTGCTGTCGGGTCATCACCTCGGCTATCTGCCGGGGCACTTCGCCGCGCCGTACGTGAAGGAAGGTTTGCTCGCGGCGCTAAACCCGCAGCAGATGGGCTACCGCGTCGCGTTCCATATGGTCACGCGCACGCGGCAGCATCGGACGGAAATCGTCGATGCGTTTATCGACGATATGAAGGCCGCGCATCCGTCGCCCGAGCTTCAGGCGTGA
- the lolA gene encoding outer membrane lipoprotein chaperone LolA, whose product MLQIVGSKTRLGSLMRALAFGASMLVASHAFASGTDQLKQFVSQVRSARGEFVQTEVRAPSSAQQQASGVLSTQNASQNKVSSGTFTFARPGKFIWAYEKPYAQLLQADGDKLYVYDKDLNQVTVRKLGGALGASPAAILFGSNDLDKNFTLKDGGVKAGIDWLELIPKSKDTQFQRVGIGFKDGNLEAMELHDVFGNVTLLKFSNIQKNPSLPADAFKFTVPKGADVING is encoded by the coding sequence ATGCTGCAAATCGTTGGGTCTAAGACCCGTCTTGGTAGTCTGATGCGCGCGCTCGCTTTCGGCGCATCGATGCTCGTCGCGTCGCATGCGTTCGCAAGCGGCACGGATCAGCTGAAGCAATTCGTGTCGCAGGTGCGTTCGGCGCGCGGTGAATTCGTGCAGACGGAAGTGCGTGCGCCGAGCAGCGCGCAACAGCAGGCGAGCGGCGTGCTGTCGACGCAAAACGCGTCGCAGAACAAGGTGTCGAGCGGAACGTTCACGTTCGCGCGTCCGGGCAAATTCATCTGGGCCTACGAGAAGCCCTACGCGCAGCTGCTGCAGGCCGACGGCGACAAGCTCTACGTCTACGACAAGGATCTGAACCAGGTCACGGTGCGCAAGCTCGGCGGGGCGCTCGGCGCGAGTCCGGCGGCGATCCTGTTCGGCAGCAACGATCTCGACAAGAACTTCACGTTGAAGGATGGAGGCGTGAAGGCGGGCATCGACTGGCTCGAACTGATTCCGAAGTCGAAGGACACGCAGTTCCAACGCGTCGGCATCGGCTTCAAGGACGGCAACCTCGAAGCGATGGAGTTGCACGACGTGTTCGGCAACGTGACGCTGCTGAAATTCTCGAACATCCAGAAGAACCCGTCGCTGCCTGCGGACGCCTTCAAGTTCACGGTGCCCAAAGGCGCCGACGTGATCAACGGCTAA
- a CDS encoding DNA translocase FtsK, producing MAKAPYSANAQALPHRMSRLFTEIRWILQVALGVFLVMALISYSRRDPSWTFAAKVDHISNWAGRVGAYTSDILLLLFGLSAWWWIVLLARRISTNYKRITRQEEPAEDAPRDNSWLADVFAFVLVLLACDGIEALRMWSLKVQLPRAPGGVIGEAVAKGVSHALGFTGGTLALLIMLGIGLSLYFRFSWLSVCEKVGDSIINAVTLAKLRREAGRDRKLGEAAAVKREGKVEQSRVKIEEHEPVMIVPPVTKPEKSERVEKERQVPLFESLPGDSTLPAISLLDPAPAAQETISADTLEFTSRLIEKKLKDFGVDVSVVAAYPGPVVTRYEVEPAVGVKGSQIVNLAKDLARSLSLTSIRVVETIPGKNYMALELPNQRRQTVRLSEILGSAVYADAGSPLTMGLGKDIGGKPVCADLAKMPHLLVAGTTGSGKSVGINAMILSLLYKASADQVRMILIDPKMLEMSVYEGIPHLLCPVVTDMRQAGHALNWTVAEMERRYKLMSKLGVRNLAGFNNKIDDAAKREEKLPNPFSLTPDDPEPLSRLPNIVVVIDELADLMMVVGKKVEELIARIAQKARAAGIHLILATQRPSVDVITGLIKANVPTRMAFQVSSKIDSRTILDQQGAESLLGMGDMLYLPPGSGLPVRVHGAFVSDDEVHRVVEKLKEQGEPNYIEGLLEGGVSGEGDEGSADASGTGAGGGESDPLYDQAVEIVIKNRRASISLVQRHLRIGYNRAARLLEQMEQSGLVSAMSSNGNREILVPARETE from the coding sequence ATGGCAAAAGCTCCATACTCCGCGAACGCGCAGGCATTGCCTCACCGCATGTCGCGCCTTTTCACCGAAATCCGCTGGATTCTCCAGGTGGCGCTCGGCGTTTTCCTCGTGATGGCGCTGATCAGCTACAGTCGCCGCGACCCGAGCTGGACCTTCGCGGCGAAGGTCGACCACATCTCGAACTGGGCGGGCCGCGTCGGCGCCTATACCTCTGACATCCTCCTTCTGCTCTTCGGGCTGTCCGCCTGGTGGTGGATCGTCCTGCTCGCGCGCCGCATCTCCACCAACTACAAACGCATCACCCGTCAGGAAGAGCCTGCCGAAGACGCGCCGCGCGACAACAGCTGGCTCGCGGACGTGTTCGCGTTCGTGCTCGTGCTGCTTGCGTGCGACGGCATCGAGGCGCTGCGCATGTGGTCGTTGAAAGTGCAGTTGCCGCGCGCGCCGGGCGGCGTGATCGGCGAAGCGGTCGCGAAGGGCGTGTCGCATGCGCTCGGTTTCACGGGCGGCACGCTGGCGCTGCTGATCATGCTCGGGATCGGCCTGTCGCTGTACTTCCGTTTCTCGTGGCTTTCCGTGTGCGAGAAGGTCGGCGATTCGATCATCAACGCCGTGACGCTCGCCAAGCTGCGCCGCGAAGCGGGCCGCGACCGCAAGCTCGGTGAAGCGGCCGCCGTGAAGCGCGAAGGCAAGGTCGAGCAGAGCCGCGTCAAGATCGAGGAACACGAGCCGGTGATGATCGTGCCGCCCGTGACGAAGCCGGAGAAGTCAGAGCGTGTCGAGAAAGAACGTCAGGTGCCGCTGTTCGAAAGCCTGCCCGGCGACTCCACGCTGCCTGCCATTTCGCTGCTCGATCCCGCGCCGGCCGCGCAGGAAACCATTTCGGCCGATACGCTCGAATTCACCTCACGACTCATCGAGAAAAAGCTGAAGGACTTCGGCGTCGATGTGAGCGTAGTGGCGGCCTATCCTGGTCCCGTCGTCACGCGTTACGAAGTCGAACCGGCCGTGGGCGTGAAGGGCAGCCAGATCGTCAACCTGGCGAAAGATCTGGCGCGCTCGCTGTCGCTCACATCGATTCGTGTCGTCGAGACGATTCCGGGCAAGAACTACATGGCGCTCGAACTGCCGAACCAGCGTCGTCAGACGGTGCGGCTGTCGGAGATTCTCGGCTCGGCCGTCTACGCCGACGCTGGCTCGCCGCTGACGATGGGGCTCGGCAAGGACATCGGCGGCAAGCCGGTGTGCGCGGACCTCGCGAAGATGCCGCACCTGCTGGTCGCGGGTACGACGGGTTCCGGCAAGTCGGTCGGTATCAACGCGATGATTCTCTCGCTCTTGTATAAGGCGAGCGCGGATCAGGTCCGAATGATCCTGATCGATCCGAAGATGCTCGAAATGAGCGTCTACGAAGGCATCCCGCATCTGCTGTGCCCTGTCGTCACGGATATGCGCCAGGCCGGCCACGCGCTGAACTGGACCGTCGCCGAAATGGAGCGCCGCTACAAGCTGATGAGCAAGCTTGGCGTGCGCAACCTCGCGGGCTTCAACAACAAGATCGACGACGCCGCGAAGCGCGAAGAGAAACTTCCGAATCCGTTCAGCCTGACACCGGACGATCCTGAGCCGCTGTCGCGTCTTCCGAATATCGTCGTTGTGATCGACGAACTGGCTGACCTGATGATGGTGGTCGGCAAGAAGGTTGAAGAACTGATCGCGCGTATCGCACAAAAGGCGCGCGCGGCCGGTATCCATCTGATCCTCGCGACGCAGCGTCCGTCCGTCGACGTCATCACGGGTCTCATCAAGGCCAACGTGCCGACGCGGATGGCGTTCCAGGTGTCGTCGAAGATCGACTCGCGCACCATCCTCGATCAACAGGGCGCGGAATCGCTGCTCGGTATGGGCGACATGCTCTATCTGCCGCCGGGTTCAGGCCTGCCGGTTCGCGTGCACGGCGCGTTCGTGTCCGACGACGAAGTGCATCGCGTCGTCGAGAAGCTCAAGGAGCAGGGCGAACCGAACTACATCGAAGGGCTGCTCGAAGGCGGCGTGTCGGGCGAAGGCGACGAGGGCTCCGCCGATGCCTCGGGAACGGGAGCAGGCGGCGGCGAGTCAGACCCTCTATACGATCAGGCGGTCGAAATCGTCATCAAGAACCGTCGTGCATCGATCTCGCTCGTTCAACGGCATCTGCGCATCGGCTATAACCGCGCCGCGCGTCTGCTCGAGCAGATGGAGCAGTCGGGGCTGGTGTCGGCGATGTCGTCGAACGGCAACCGCGAAATTCTGGTGCCGGCACGCGAGACGGAATGA
- the trxB gene encoding thioredoxin-disulfide reductase, with protein sequence MPASPTKHAKVLILGSGPAGYTAAVYAARANLSPMLVTGLAQGGQLMTTTEVENWPADPNGVQGPELMARFLEHAERFNTEIVFDHIHTAKLDEKPIRLIGDSGEYTCDSLIIATGASAQYLGLPSEELYMGRGVSACATCDGFFYKNQHVAVVGGGNTAVEEALYLAGIAKKVTVIHRRDKFRAEPILIDRLLEKEKEGVVEIKWEHVLDEVQGNDGGVNGLRIKNVKTGATTDIELQGLFVAIGHKPNTDIFEGQLEMKNGYIITNGGLNGNATGTSVPGVFAAGDVQDHVYRQAITSAGTGCMAALDAQRYLESIHESIGERAMSAEADR encoded by the coding sequence ATGCCAGCTTCCCCGACCAAACACGCGAAGGTTCTGATTCTCGGTTCCGGCCCAGCCGGTTACACGGCGGCCGTCTACGCGGCGCGCGCCAACCTGTCGCCGATGCTCGTCACGGGTCTCGCGCAGGGCGGCCAGCTGATGACCACAACGGAAGTCGAAAACTGGCCCGCCGATCCCAACGGCGTGCAAGGGCCGGAACTGATGGCGCGTTTCCTCGAGCACGCCGAGCGTTTCAACACGGAGATCGTGTTCGATCATATCCACACGGCCAAGCTGGACGAAAAGCCGATTCGTCTGATCGGCGATTCGGGCGAGTACACGTGTGATTCGCTGATCATCGCGACGGGCGCGTCGGCGCAATATCTCGGCCTGCCGTCGGAAGAGCTGTACATGGGCCGCGGCGTGTCCGCGTGCGCGACCTGCGACGGCTTCTTCTACAAGAACCAGCACGTCGCCGTGGTCGGCGGCGGCAACACGGCCGTTGAAGAAGCGCTGTATCTCGCGGGCATCGCGAAGAAGGTGACGGTGATCCATCGCCGCGACAAGTTCCGCGCCGAGCCAATCCTGATCGACCGTCTGCTGGAGAAGGAAAAGGAAGGCGTCGTCGAGATCAAGTGGGAACACGTGCTCGATGAAGTGCAAGGCAATGACGGCGGCGTCAACGGTCTGCGCATCAAGAACGTGAAGACGGGCGCCACCACCGATATCGAACTGCAAGGTCTGTTCGTCGCGATCGGCCACAAGCCGAACACGGATATCTTCGAAGGCCAGCTGGAGATGAAGAACGGCTACATCATCACGAACGGCGGACTAAACGGCAACGCGACGGGCACGAGCGTGCCGGGCGTGTTCGCAGCCGGCGACGTGCAGGATCACGTATATCGTCAGGCGATCACGAGCGCGGGTACGGGCTGTATGGCTGCGCTGGATGCACAGCGTTATCTGGAAAGCATCCATGAGTCGATCGGCGAGCGCGCGATGAGCGCTGAGGCTGATCGTTGA
- a CDS encoding Smr/MutS family protein, whose protein sequence is MPKNLPHPSEPKRPRNVASRADDASAGSSGSDASGSASSSSSASKKPLVEAGAGLAGLGGLRDALKGASQRVQREKAAAAQASREAAADADMFRREIGEVAPLGAKPRATVTRTPPAPVPIQTKLDEEAVLHEAISDEFDPEVLLDTDESLSYCRPGVSQEIVKKLRRGAWIVQAQLDLHGMRREEAREALSEFIREASKKGLRCLRVIHGKGLGSVGKEPVLKGKVRAWLVQKEEVIAFSQARAHDGGAGAVLVLLQPGSVGSAASPSSSGKV, encoded by the coding sequence ATGCCCAAGAATCTTCCCCATCCGAGCGAACCGAAACGGCCGCGTAATGTGGCTTCCCGTGCTGATGATGCGTCCGCTGGCTCCTCAGGCTCCGACGCTTCGGGTTCTGCGTCTTCGTCATCGTCTGCTTCGAAGAAACCGCTGGTCGAGGCAGGCGCAGGATTGGCCGGGCTGGGCGGTTTGCGCGATGCGTTGAAAGGCGCATCGCAACGCGTTCAGCGCGAGAAGGCCGCGGCGGCACAAGCGTCCCGTGAAGCGGCCGCCGACGCCGACATGTTCCGCCGTGAAATCGGCGAAGTCGCGCCGCTGGGCGCGAAGCCTCGCGCGACGGTCACTCGCACGCCACCTGCGCCTGTTCCCATTCAGACGAAACTCGACGAAGAAGCCGTGCTGCACGAAGCCATCTCCGATGAGTTCGATCCCGAAGTGCTGCTCGATACCGATGAGTCGCTTTCCTACTGTCGGCCCGGTGTGAGTCAGGAAATCGTTAAGAAGCTCCGACGCGGTGCCTGGATCGTGCAGGCTCAACTCGATCTGCATGGAATGCGGCGGGAGGAAGCGCGGGAGGCGTTATCTGAATTCATACGTGAAGCGAGTAAGAAAGGGTTGCGGTGCCTGCGCGTGATTCACGGGAAAGGCTTGGGGTCGGTTGGGAAAGAACCGGTGCTGAAGGGCAAGGTTCGCGCGTGGCTCGTGCAGAAGGAAGAAGTGATCGCGTTTTCGCAGGCTCGTGCGCATGATGGCGGTGCGGGGGCTGTGCTTGTATTGCTGCAGCCTGGGTCGGTTGGGTCTGCAGCTTCACCCTCTTCGTCTGGCAAGGTCTAA
- a CDS encoding trimeric intracellular cation channel family protein, with amino-acid sequence MHPRLTLALSIMEALAILAYAISGFIEARTKRLDAVGTFLVAMATAFGGGTVRDVLLDRRPFYWVEHQWYAVLIFALSFFAPFVLKAYTRVFNERVLLVADAVGLGLFSISGTSLALDAQMPWFVASMMGVATGVFGGIIRDVICNEVPLILRDSRPYATCALVGCWLYLLLDYINFDTVYSVLIATGFILVARLVTFKLDVRLPH; translated from the coding sequence ATGCATCCTCGGCTCACTCTCGCGCTTTCCATCATGGAAGCGCTGGCTATTCTTGCCTACGCGATCTCGGGGTTCATCGAAGCCCGTACGAAACGGCTCGATGCCGTTGGGACTTTTCTTGTGGCGATGGCGACGGCTTTCGGCGGCGGGACGGTTAGAGATGTGTTGCTCGATCGGAGGCCGTTCTATTGGGTCGAGCATCAGTGGTACGCGGTTCTGATCTTTGCTCTTTCGTTTTTTGCGCCGTTCGTGTTGAAAGCTTATACGCGGGTTTTTAATGAGCGTGTGTTGCTGGTGGCGGACGCTGTGGGGCTTGGGCTTTTTAGCATCTCGGGGACATCGCTCGCGCTCGATGCGCAGATGCCGTGGTTTGTGGCTTCGATGATGGGTGTGGCTACCGGCGTGTTCGGCGGGATTATTCGCGATGTGATCTGCAATGAAGTCCCGCTGATTTTGCGGGATTCACGGCCTTATGCGACTTGTGCGCTCGTCGGGTGCTGGCTTTATCTGCTGCTGGATTACATTAACTTCGATACGGTTTATAGCGTGTTGATCGCTACCGGGTTTATTCTTGTGGCGCGGCTGGTGACATTCAAGCTGGATGTGAGATTGCCGCATTGA
- a CDS encoding restriction endonuclease, which translates to MAEITRRRTGELLRILFKLLMASSDGLPARVALLELENQVTLSEYESGKYDSGVRRFEKIVRFATVDCVKAGWLVKTKGVWLVTEEGRNAYETMSDPEAFHKQAVKLYQKWRATRPDAEPTTPEETDDSTSGKAASITLEEAEEQAWDEVSQFLHQMNPYDFQALVADLLRAMSYHVEWEAPPGKDGGIDILAWPDPLGTKPPRIKVQVKRQVQAISVEGVRSFLAVLGDDDVGLFVSLGGFTRDAIEAARNQERRRLTLIDIRRLYDLWVGHYKHLSDEARRRMPLRPVYFLSPEG; encoded by the coding sequence ATGGCAGAAATCACTCGACGTCGAACCGGCGAACTGTTACGGATTTTGTTTAAGCTTCTCATGGCTTCCAGCGATGGCTTGCCCGCGCGTGTCGCATTGCTGGAACTAGAAAATCAGGTAACGCTGTCTGAGTATGAGTCTGGCAAGTACGACTCCGGAGTTCGACGCTTTGAAAAAATTGTACGGTTCGCCACGGTTGACTGCGTGAAAGCCGGGTGGCTAGTAAAGACGAAGGGCGTATGGTTGGTTACCGAAGAGGGCCGAAACGCCTATGAAACGATGAGTGACCCAGAAGCATTCCACAAACAGGCGGTGAAGCTATACCAAAAGTGGCGTGCGACTCGACCGGACGCCGAACCCACGACACCAGAGGAGACCGACGACAGCACGAGTGGCAAGGCGGCAAGCATCACACTTGAAGAGGCGGAAGAGCAAGCATGGGATGAGGTTTCACAGTTCCTGCACCAAATGAACCCATACGACTTCCAGGCATTGGTCGCTGATTTATTGCGTGCAATGAGCTACCACGTGGAATGGGAAGCGCCCCCTGGCAAGGATGGTGGAATCGATATCCTTGCGTGGCCGGACCCGCTCGGGACAAAACCGCCTCGCATCAAGGTTCAGGTGAAGCGCCAGGTGCAAGCGATCAGTGTTGAAGGAGTACGTTCGTTTCTTGCGGTACTCGGCGACGACGATGTCGGCCTGTTTGTTTCACTTGGTGGCTTCACGCGGGATGCAATCGAAGCAGCAAGAAATCAAGAACGTCGCCGACTGACATTAATCGATATACGAAGGCTGTATGACCTTTGGGTCGGTCATTACAAGCATCTCAGCGACGAAGCGCGGCGCCGTATGCCGTTGAGGCCCGTCTATTTCCTATCGCCCGAGGGCTAG
- a CDS encoding ABC transporter ATP-binding protein: MASLSIRDVYKTYPNGVPVLKGVNIDIEDGQFLILVGGSGCGKSTLLNMIAGLETVTKGEIQIGGKTVNNLSPKDRDIAMVFQSYALYPSMTVRENISFGLNIRKVAKGEQDQIVARVSKLLQIEHLLDRKPGQLSGGQRQRVAMGRALARDPAMFLFDEPLSNLDAKLRIEMRSEIKLLHQRLGTTIVYVTHDQIEAMTLGDRIAVMKDGIVQQFGAPQEIYDSPSNLFVAGFIGAPPMNFIQGKVVEQGSGVGLELDTGVKRGVLNLPFDGAVKSHVGKEVILGLRPERITDARNAHNVEDGKLQPIEVKVDVIEPTGPDTLVFAQVNGKRVVSRVHPGANPQPDQNMSLMFDVSKAVLFDPKTEERIA; this comes from the coding sequence ATGGCAAGCCTTTCCATCCGTGACGTGTACAAGACCTACCCGAACGGGGTGCCCGTCCTGAAGGGTGTCAACATCGACATCGAAGACGGTCAGTTCCTGATTCTCGTCGGCGGCTCGGGCTGCGGTAAGTCGACGCTGCTCAATATGATCGCCGGTCTCGAGACCGTGACGAAGGGTGAGATTCAGATCGGCGGCAAGACGGTGAACAACCTGTCGCCGAAAGATCGCGATATCGCGATGGTGTTTCAGTCGTACGCGCTGTATCCGTCGATGACGGTGCGCGAGAACATTTCCTTCGGTTTGAATATCCGCAAGGTCGCGAAGGGCGAGCAGGATCAGATCGTGGCTCGCGTTTCCAAGCTGCTGCAGATCGAGCATCTTTTGGATCGCAAGCCTGGTCAGCTGTCGGGCGGTCAGCGGCAGCGTGTCGCGATGGGACGTGCTTTGGCGCGTGATCCGGCGATGTTCCTTTTTGACGAGCCGCTGTCGAATCTCGACGCTAAATTGCGTATCGAGATGCGTTCGGAAATCAAGCTGCTGCATCAGCGTTTGGGCACGACGATCGTTTATGTGACGCATGATCAGATCGAAGCGATGACGCTGGGCGATCGGATTGCTGTGATGAAGGACGGTATCGTGCAGCAATTTGGGGCGCCGCAAGAGATTTATGATTCGCCTTCGAATCTGTTCGTGGCCGGGTTTATCGGTGCGCCGCCGATGAACTTCATTCAGGGTAAGGTTGTCGAGCAGGGTTCCGGGGTTGGGCTCGAGCTTGATACCGGTGTGAAGCGTGGCGTGCTGAATCTGCCTTTCGATGGCGCGGTGAAGAGCCATGTCGGCAAGGAAGTGATTCTTGGACTGCGTCCTGAGCGGATTACCGATGCGCGCAATGCTCATAACGTCGAAGACGGGAAGCTGCAGCCGATTGAGGTTAAGGTCGATGTGATTGAGCCTACGGGTCCCGACACTTTGGTGTTTGCGCAGGTGAATGGCAAGCGGGTGGTTAGCCGTGTGCACCCGGGGGCTAATCCGCAACCTGATCAGAACATGTCGCTGATGTTCGATGTTTCTAAGGCGGTTTTGTTTGATCCTAAGACGGAAGAGCGGATTGCTTAA
- a CDS encoding carbohydrate ABC transporter permease — MQPKMNISRAFIYAALILFALYFLFPLYVMLSTSFKDIDQLRSGNLLTPPSHWTIAPWVKAWSQACTGVRCDGMEPFFMNSVRMVIPAVLISSIIGAFNGYVLTHWRFRGADAFFTMLLVGCFIPFQAILLPMARLQGFFGLSNTIGGLVLVHVVYGIAFTTMFFRNFYVSVPAELVKAARIDGAGFFMIFTKIMMPISLPIFMVCLIWQFTQIWNDFLFGIVFSGVDSMPITVALNNLVNTSTGVKEYNVDMAGAIIAALPTLLVYVIAGRYFVRGLTAGAVKG; from the coding sequence ATGCAGCCTAAGATGAACATCAGCCGCGCGTTCATTTACGCGGCACTGATCCTGTTTGCGTTGTACTTCCTGTTCCCGCTGTACGTGATGCTCTCGACGTCGTTCAAGGACATCGACCAGCTCCGCTCGGGCAACCTGCTGACGCCGCCGTCGCACTGGACAATTGCACCGTGGGTGAAGGCGTGGAGCCAGGCCTGTACGGGCGTGCGCTGCGACGGCATGGAGCCGTTCTTCATGAACTCGGTGAGGATGGTGATTCCCGCCGTGCTGATCTCGTCGATCATCGGCGCGTTCAACGGCTATGTGCTGACGCACTGGCGCTTCCGCGGTGCGGACGCGTTCTTCACGATGCTGCTGGTCGGCTGCTTCATTCCGTTCCAGGCAATCCTGTTGCCGATGGCGCGTCTGCAAGGCTTCTTCGGTTTGTCGAACACGATCGGCGGGCTGGTGCTGGTGCACGTTGTCTACGGTATCGCGTTCACGACGATGTTCTTCCGCAACTTCTACGTGAGCGTGCCGGCGGAACTCGTGAAGGCGGCGCGTATCGATGGTGCAGGGTTCTTCATGATCTTCACGAAGATCATGATGCCGATCTCGCTGCCCATCTTCATGGTCTGCCTGATCTGGCAATTCACGCAGATCTGGAATGACTTCCTGTTCGGTATCGTGTTCTCCGGTGTCGATTCGATGCCGATCACCGTGGCGCTGAACAACCTCGTGAATACGTCGACGGGCGTGAAGGAATACAACGTCGACATGGCGGGCGCGATCATCGCGGCACTGCCGACGCTGCTCGTCTACGTGATCGCCGGCCGCTACTTCGTGCGCGGTCTGACGGCGGGTGCGGTGAAGGGCTAA
- a CDS encoding carbohydrate ABC transporter permease, whose product MTASISGNAKGTTRATRPVSPMAALADRWMPKLVLSPSIVISLVFVYGFILITGYLSLSTSRLMPRYDFAGFDRYTELFDNDVWWTSAANLGWFGIPFIAICIGLGLFLAILLDQKIRNEGALRAVFLYPMALSFIVTGTAWQWILNPDLGFQKVLNDWGWTSFSFGWLGDPDKAIFCVVIAAVWQSTGFVMALFLAGLRGVDSEIFKAAQVDGATLPTIYRKIVIPSMRPVFFSVLLILCHITIKTFDLVVALTAGGPGTSSSLPAMFMYTFSFNRGQLGVGAASSMMMLATVVAVLVPLMYLESRSTRNAA is encoded by the coding sequence GTGACTGCTTCTATTAGCGGAAACGCAAAAGGCACGACGCGTGCAACGCGTCCCGTGTCGCCGATGGCGGCATTGGCCGACCGCTGGATGCCGAAGCTGGTGTTGTCACCCAGCATCGTCATCAGCCTTGTCTTTGTCTACGGTTTCATTCTCATCACGGGTTATCTGTCGCTGTCCACGTCGCGACTGATGCCACGCTACGATTTCGCCGGGTTCGACCGGTATACCGAGCTGTTCGACAATGATGTCTGGTGGACGTCGGCGGCGAATCTCGGCTGGTTCGGCATTCCGTTTATCGCGATCTGCATTGGGCTGGGTCTGTTCCTCGCGATCCTGCTCGACCAGAAGATTCGCAACGAAGGCGCACTGCGCGCAGTGTTCCTGTATCCGATGGCGCTGTCGTTCATCGTGACGGGTACGGCGTGGCAGTGGATTCTGAATCCCGATCTCGGCTTCCAGAAAGTGCTGAACGACTGGGGCTGGACGAGCTTCTCGTTTGGCTGGCTGGGCGACCCCGACAAGGCGATTTTCTGCGTCGTGATCGCGGCCGTGTGGCAATCGACAGGCTTTGTGATGGCGCTGTTTCTCGCCGGTCTGCGCGGCGTCGACAGCGAGATCTTCAAGGCTGCGCAAGTGGATGGCGCGACGCTGCCCACCATCTACCGCAAGATCGTGATTCCGAGCATGCGCCCCGTGTTCTTCTCGGTGCTGCTGATTCTCTGCCACATCACGATCAAGACCTTCGACCTCGTCGTCGCGTTGACGGCGGGCGGTCCGGGCACGTCGTCGTCGCTGCCCGCGATGTTCATGTACACGTTTTCGTTCAACCGCGGGCAACTGGGCGTCGGCGCTGCATCGTCGATGATGATGCTCGCAACCGTCGTGGCCGTGCTCGTGCCGCTGATGTACCTGGAATCGAGGAGCACGCGCAATGCAGCCTAA